From Paralcaligenes sp. KSB-10:
CGAGTTTCATTTTGTCTCCTTTTTTGCTTCGTTAGGTGGCGCACACGACACGCCTTTTGAAGTCTACCGGAACCGATATGCTACCTTCCTGATTCCGCATCCAATTCTGGATTCTTGTTTATTGTTGCTCGAGCGCGGATCCACGCTACCCACTGGCAGCGCCCTTCATAACGGGATCCATCCGCCCGCCCCGCACACGCCGCGGCGCATTGTTATAGTCGATTGCATGATAGGTTCTGAATTCATCAATGTCAACTATATGACTTGTATCAATGGAACGCTTTTTACTATAATCCTGGAAAACCGGCCTCGTCATTAAAATGACGCTTTCCCATATTAAACAAATAGTGCTAAACCATGCGTGAATATGCTCCGTCTTCGAGCGTCGGCCTGACTTTATACAAATTGGTCAAGCGCCAGATGCTGGCCGGACTGTCGGCCGGGGAATGGAAACCCGGCGAAGTCATCCCTGCCGAAAAACAGCTTAGCCAGCGCTTCGATGTGTCGATCGGCACCTTGCGCAAAGCCATCGACGAACTGGTCGCTGAAAACATCCTGATCCGACACCAGGGCCGCGGCACTTTTGTGGCCATGCACAGCCGCGAACAGCATCTGTTCCATTTTTTCAATGTCGTGCGCCACGACGGCCTAAAGGCCCCGCCCGACGTGGCGCTGGTTCAGTTTGCCAAAACCAGGGCCGATAAAAAAACTTGCGAGAAACTGGGTATCGCCAGCAGCGCCAAGGTTTTCAAGCTGACCAACGTGCTCAGGCTGAACAACGCGCCGGTACAGGTGGATGAAATAACTGTGCCGGAAGCCCTGTTCGCCGGGCTCAGCGAATCGCAGTTGCGAAACCGCCCCAGCACCTTGTACAGCCTGTACCAAGAGGCCTTCGGCCTGAACGTCATCCGCATCGACGAGCGCGTGCGCGCAACGCCGGCCGATGAAGAACAGGCCAGGCTGCTTGGCATAGCGCCCGGCACCGCACTGCTGCAAATACACCGGATTGCCTTTTCCTATAACAACCAGCCCATCGAATGCCGCGTGTCTTATCTTGACACGCGGCACTACGAGTATTGCCCCAGAGTGGCGCAATAAGGCTTTTGCCCAATAAAGCTTTTATTTGCCTGGCCGAATCTGCGCCGCGGCCGAGAAATAGGACTTTATTTCGCTGGTAAAGCTCAGCCTGAAGTGACTCTGCCGTTCCAGCAATCCCACGCGCCGGCATATTTGCACATCGGGCAATTCAATGACCCGCAAGCGCCGGTCGTTGGCCCAGTCCACATTGGCCAGCTTTGGAACAATCGAGCCGCCAAAGCCTTGCCTGACCAATTCAATAATCGTCTCGATCGAATTGAGTTCCATCTCTTCGTTGGGTTTGGCCGCAAAGGATTCCAGAACCTTCTGCACCAATTGGCCGGTCCAGGTACGCCGGTCGAAACGCAGAAACGGCAGCGTCGCCAGCACCTCATCGGGTGTGAGCGAAGAATCGACCGCCTCCGGTGATTGACTGGGCACGATCAACACCATGGGCTCCGTGTAAAGAGGCGTCCAGATCAATTCCGAGCTTAACAACACCGGAGATTGCGTCACAACGGCGGCGTCCAGCTCTCCCCTTTGCACCTTGTCGGCAAATTCGCTGGACAAACCGGCGTACAGTTTTACATTCAAGCCCGGATGCTTTTTCTTGATGGCCCTCAAGGCATCCGAAAACGCCCCCATGAGCGCGGACACCAGGGCTCCCACCGCAACAGGCCCGGACAGCTCGCCATCGTCATGGCTACTTGCCAAGGCATCGTAAGCCCTGACGATGGCCTGGACTTCCGCGACTTTTGCCTGGCCCTGGGGGCTGAGCACGGCCGAGCGCCCGGTCCGGACGAATAATTCGCAATTGAGCGCCTGTTCCAGCGTCTTTATCTGCAAGCCGACCGCCGCCGCGGTCAGGCCTATTTCCGCCCCCGCCGCCGCGAACGTGCCGTAGCGCACCACCGCCAGAAAGGTTCTAAGCGTTCGAATCGACGACATACATGCCCGCGCCCGGAAAAGTACTGCCCGGCATCGTATCAGCGTTCAATTTTTATAGCCCGGATCGCGGCGATCCAGATAACGGAGCATGGCCGGCCACTCCATGATTCCGAACGGACGGCGCGTAGTGGGCAAATACAAATGATGCGTCTTGTTGACCACCTGTTCGGATGGAATGATCAACTCGGTACCCGAGGCCATCGCATCGACCTGGGCCCGGCAGGCCATTTCCAGCCAGTACATGGTGTTGAACGCCTCGGCCACTGTGGGCGACGCGACCAGCAGGCCATGGTTTCTTAATATCATCGCATCCTGCGTGCCCAAATCGGCCACCAGCCGGGACTGCTCGTCCAGATCGATCGCCACACTTTCATAGTCGTGGTAGGCGATATCCTTGAAGCGCATGGCCGTCTGGGTCAGAGGCAGCAGGCCGACCTCCATCGCCGACACGGCCATCCCCGCCCGGCTGTGGGTATGAATGACACAGGCCACATCGCGCCTTGCTCCATGCACCGCGCTGTGGATGACGTAGCCCGCCTGATTCATTTCATAATCGGCATGGGGATTATGCAGTATCTCGCCCTGCACATTGATCTTGATCAGGCTGGAGGCTGTGATCTCTTCGTACATGAAGCCATACGGATTGATGAGAATCTCATCGCCCGCCCCGGGTATGCGCGCCGTGATGTGGTTATAAATGAGATCGCTCATGCCGAATAAAGGCATGAGCCTGTAACACGCCGCCAGATCGACCCTGGCCTTCCATTCAACATCGCTGAACGCGTGCGTCATTTTTGCGTACTCCTGCTTGCTTGCCGAGGCTGGCCGCCCCGCGTCAGGCCTGGCCCATGTAGTCGCGCTTGCCTATCTCGACACCGTTGTGCCGCAAAATCGCGTAGGCCGCGGTGACGTGAAAGAAAAACTGCGGCAGGCTGTACGTCAACAGGTACGACTGGCCGGTAAACCTCTTTTCCTTGGGTGTGCCAGGGCGTAGAACGATCTCGCGCTCTTCATTGCCATCGATCTGCGCGGCGGTAAGCCCTTCGACAAAGGCAAGGGTCTTGCCGATCAGCGCATGAAGCTCGGAAAATGTTTTTTCAGTATCTTCGAATTTGGGTATATCCACCCCGGCCAGGCGCGCACAAGCCCCGCGGGCGAAATCGCCGGCAATCTGCACTTGTTTGACCAAGGGGAACATATCGGGGAAAAGCCGAGCCTGCAGCAAGGCGTTCGGGTCGATGCCCTTGGCGGCAATATGCGCTTCCGCCTTGCCCAGCACAGCGTCGAGCGCGCTTAGCATCTGTTTGAAAACGGGAACCGTGGTTGCGTAGAGAGAAATAGTCATGGTATTTCCTAGGTGATAAGTGAGTTGATTATAGGCATCTGGCGGAAAATATCCGAAATGGCGCTACGCAAAGCAATAGATGGCCTTGCCTCTTGCAGAACCACGCATCAGCGATGCGCCACCTTGGCATACTCCAGCGCGATCCGTCGGCTCAGTTCGTGCAGTTCCTCGGCGCAGACAGGTTCCTGGGCTTTGGGCATGGCGGCGGCGGGACAGGCGCGCGCAAGGCTTCCGATCAGGCGCTGGTCGTCGGGCAAAAGAATAGGCACCGCCACGCCCATGACAAACGGCGTGATCTGCCCATGGCTGGTCGCGAATCCGGCGCGGCGGATAGCGGCCATATTACGGCGGAATTCATTCCAGTTGGTTCCCAGGCCGGCCGCCTTGATTTCGCCTTCGTCGCGCAAATAGGTTTGCCGGATGCGGTGCTGCGAAAGATAAGGCAGCATGGCAAGCGACGCCGCGCCCTGGAACAGCGAAAAAGGTATGCCCCGCGCCCGGCGCATGGTAAGGCGCTGGCCGTTATGCTCCAGCATATCGGGCCCTACCTTGTAGATGCACAGCACCTTGTCGTTATACAGGCTGTGCAACAACAAGGCGCTGTTGTCGCAATGCTGCTCGCTCAATACGGTCCGGCCGGCGCGATAAAGCGGATCGGTCAGCGCCGCCAACCGTTCCAGTTCGATAATGCGCGGCCCAAGGCTGTACGCCCCGGCGGAGGCCGGCGTCACCAGGCCGGCATCGGACAGCTCCTTGATGTAGCGGTAGGCCGTGGATCGCGTGTATCCCAGGGCCGCCGTAATGTCCTCGACGGCCACGAGCGGCGTCGCAACCGAAAACATGCCCAGAATGTCGAGCGCGCGGGTGAGGCTGGAAGAAGTGTCTTTCGGGTTCAAGGTCACGAGCGTAGTTAGCCAATCAGCTGTGGATTGTAAAGGCATAAGCCGTCATTCCGGGATTGATTTGGAACCATCCTTGAAATTGGGTTTTTATTAAAAATCCCATTAAACAGGATTATTGATAAAATCAAAATAACAGGATAGTATAAAAAAGACAGATTACCAGACCAAGCACATGAGCACCAAAAAACTGACCGGCCGCGTACCGGCTGAAGCAATCCGGCGCATGACGCTGACGCGCCTGCCGGCGGAACTGCTGCAGCGCTATGCGCGCATAGACGACCTGACCGGCACCCTTTCCGACGCCATGGACAAATTGGGCATGGCCGGCGCGATTCCCGCATCCGTGCTGGCGCCCACGCTAAGTCGAAAACGCCTGGTGGGCCAGGCCGTGACCGTGCGAAACGTCGAGCGCAGCGAAAGCCCCGCACATGCCGCCGCAAGCGGCATCGGGAAAATGGGCGAGCACGAAGCCTATAACCTGGCCGAGCCTGGCGACGTGGTGGTCATCGAAGGCCTTGCCGGCGTCTCGAACATGGGAGGCCAGTCGGCCACGGTCGCGCACCGGGCGGGCTGCGCGGGCGCCATCATCGACGGGTCGTTTCGCGACCCCGGCGCCTCGCGCGAGCGCGACTTCCCGATCTGGTCGCGCGGCGTCACCCCCCTTACCGGCAAATGGCGCCTGGAAACAGTGGAAATCAATGGCCGGGTGCGCATCGCCGGCATCAGCGTCGACGCCGGCGATCTCGTCGCCGCGGATGAGGCGGGCATCGTCTTCGTGCCCTACGCCCACGCGCATGCCGTGCTTGCCGAAGCCGAAAAAATCGACGCGGGCGACAGCCGTCAAAAAGCCGACATCGCCGCCGGGATCGACCTGGCGACGCTGGCCGCCACAAAATACAAGTAATTCCTGGAAACCGAAAATGCCGATCGAAACCAATATTGACATCGACTGCGTGGTGCAGAGCGCCGATATCCTCGGTGAAGTTCCTCTCTGGTGCGGCCGCACGCGCCGCCTGTGGTGGATAGACGTGCGCCGCCCGGCGCTGCAGTCCTACGACCCAGCCACCGGCAAGCACACCGCGCAGCGCCTTCATCCCGACCTGGTGACCGGGTCGATTGCATTGCGCGAGGCGGGCGGCTTCGTGCTGGCAACCGGCACGGGCCTTTACCTGTACGACCCGGCCAGCGGCAAGGCGGCCGAGCGCATCGGCCACCCCGAGGAAGGCAAGCCCGGCATGCGCCTGAACGACGGCAAGTGCGACCGGCGCGGCCGCTTCTGGGTCGGCAGCATGCACGACGTGCAACGCGAACCGCTGGGCACGCTTTACCGGCTCGACGCCGACCACAGTTGCCACGCCATGCTCGACGATTTCGTGCTGCCCAATGCGCTGTCATGGAGCCCGGACGACCGCACCATGTATTTCGCCGACACGCACAGGCAGATCATCTGGGCCTTCGACTACGACATCGATGACGGCGCCATCTCCAATCGACGCGTTTTCAAGGACTGGACTCATCAACTGGGCCGTCCCGACGGAGCCACCGTGGATGCCGAAGGCTTTGTCTGGAACTGCATGGTCGCCACCGGCCATCTGGTGCGGCTGGCCCCGGACGGCCGGGTGGACCGCACGATCCAATTGCCCGTCACCAACCCCACCTGCCCGGCATTCGGGGGCGACGGACTCGACACGCTTTATATCACCAGCCACTCGCAACGCTTCACTCCCGAACAGCAAACCCGGGAACCCCTGGCTGGCGCCTTGCTGGCACTGAACGTCGGCGTACGCGGCTTGCCCGAGCCGCGCTTCGCGGGCTGAAAAAAATCACAAACTTGAAAAACCGGAGACCCACCATCATGCGTAAACTCGCTTTCTGTGCGGCGCTGGCAGCCTGCACTGCCTTTTTCAACCTCCCGGCCCAGGCCACGGATACCATCAAGATCATCGTGCCCTTCTCGGCCGGCGGTCCCACAGACCAGATAGCCCGCATCATTTCCCCCAGCCTGGGCGATGCCTTGGGCAAAACCGTCATCGTCGATAATCGCGGCGGCGCCGGCGGCATCATCGGCGACAATCTGGCGGCCAAATCACCGGCCGACGGGCAGACGCTGCTCCTCACCACCTCGAGCCTGGTCATTACAGCAGGTACGACACGCCACCTGCCCTACAACCCCCGCAAGGATCTCGACCCGGTCTATCTGCTGGGCGAAGTGCAAACCATGCTGGCGGTTCGGCCGTCGCTGGGCGTCAACACACTGGCCGAACTGATCGCCAAAGCCAAGGCCACGCCCAAAGGACTCAATTACGGCTCGACCGGCGTGGGCGGAACCATGCACATCGGCGCCGAACTGTTCAGAAAAGCGGCCAATGTACCCCTGGTACATATTCCCTACCGCGGCGCGGCTCCCGCGCTGGTCGGCCTGATGGGCGGCTCGGTCGATCTGGTGAATGCCGATGTACCCGTGCTGCTGCCCTACATAAAGCAGGGTCGCATCAAAGGCCTGGTCATC
This genomic window contains:
- a CDS encoding GntR family transcriptional regulator — protein: MREYAPSSSVGLTLYKLVKRQMLAGLSAGEWKPGEVIPAEKQLSQRFDVSIGTLRKAIDELVAENILIRHQGRGTFVAMHSREQHLFHFFNVVRHDGLKAPPDVALVQFAKTRADKKTCEKLGIASSAKVFKLTNVLRLNNAPVQVDEITVPEALFAGLSESQLRNRPSTLYSLYQEAFGLNVIRIDERVRATPADEEQARLLGIAPGTALLQIHRIAFSYNNQPIECRVSYLDTRHYEYCPRVAQ
- a CDS encoding LysR family transcriptional regulator, producing MSSIRTLRTFLAVVRYGTFAAAGAEIGLTAAAVGLQIKTLEQALNCELFVRTGRSAVLSPQGQAKVAEVQAIVRAYDALASSHDDGELSGPVAVGALVSALMGAFSDALRAIKKKHPGLNVKLYAGLSSEFADKVQRGELDAAVVTQSPVLLSSELIWTPLYTEPMVLIVPSQSPEAVDSSLTPDEVLATLPFLRFDRRTWTGQLVQKVLESFAAKPNEEMELNSIETIIELVRQGFGGSIVPKLANVDWANDRRLRVIELPDVQICRRVGLLERQSHFRLSFTSEIKSYFSAAAQIRPGK
- a CDS encoding DUF1993 family protein; translation: MTISLYATTVPVFKQMLSALDAVLGKAEAHIAAKGIDPNALLQARLFPDMFPLVKQVQIAGDFARGACARLAGVDIPKFEDTEKTFSELHALIGKTLAFVEGLTAAQIDGNEEREIVLRPGTPKEKRFTGQSYLLTYSLPQFFFHVTAAYAILRHNGVEIGKRDYMGQA
- a CDS encoding tripartite tricarboxylate transporter substrate binding protein encodes the protein MRKLAFCAALAACTAFFNLPAQATDTIKIIVPFSAGGPTDQIARIISPSLGDALGKTVIVDNRGGAGGIIGDNLAAKSPADGQTLLLTTSSLVITAGTTRHLPYNPRKDLDPVYLLGEVQTMLAVRPSLGVNTLAELIAKAKATPKGLNYGSTGVGGTMHIGAELFRKAANVPLVHIPYRGAAPALVGLMGGSVDLVNADVPVLLPYIKQGRIKGLVIYDTKRSPLLPDVPTAAEAGMPQLQMTNWYGILVPAGTPAATRKHLEEALAKVVHQPDVAAKLAAAGFSNPQGAAGFQARLDRDFDHWIPWLKEANIHTD
- a CDS encoding SMP-30/gluconolactonase/LRE family protein, coding for MPIETNIDIDCVVQSADILGEVPLWCGRTRRLWWIDVRRPALQSYDPATGKHTAQRLHPDLVTGSIALREAGGFVLATGTGLYLYDPASGKAAERIGHPEEGKPGMRLNDGKCDRRGRFWVGSMHDVQREPLGTLYRLDADHSCHAMLDDFVLPNALSWSPDDRTMYFADTHRQIIWAFDYDIDDGAISNRRVFKDWTHQLGRPDGATVDAEGFVWNCMVATGHLVRLAPDGRVDRTIQLPVTNPTCPAFGGDGLDTLYITSHSQRFTPEQQTREPLAGALLALNVGVRGLPEPRFAG
- a CDS encoding IclR family transcriptional regulator, with the protein product MPLQSTADWLTTLVTLNPKDTSSSLTRALDILGMFSVATPLVAVEDITAALGYTRSTAYRYIKELSDAGLVTPASAGAYSLGPRIIELERLAALTDPLYRAGRTVLSEQHCDNSALLLHSLYNDKVLCIYKVGPDMLEHNGQRLTMRRARGIPFSLFQGAASLAMLPYLSQHRIRQTYLRDEGEIKAAGLGTNWNEFRRNMAAIRRAGFATSHGQITPFVMGVAVPILLPDDQRLIGSLARACPAAAMPKAQEPVCAEELHELSRRIALEYAKVAHR
- a CDS encoding RraA family protein; the protein is MSTKKLTGRVPAEAIRRMTLTRLPAELLQRYARIDDLTGTLSDAMDKLGMAGAIPASVLAPTLSRKRLVGQAVTVRNVERSESPAHAAASGIGKMGEHEAYNLAEPGDVVVIEGLAGVSNMGGQSATVAHRAGCAGAIIDGSFRDPGASRERDFPIWSRGVTPLTGKWRLETVEINGRVRIAGISVDAGDLVAADEAGIVFVPYAHAHAVLAEAEKIDAGDSRQKADIAAGIDLATLAATKYK